A stretch of the Engraulis encrasicolus isolate BLACKSEA-1 chromosome 19, IST_EnEncr_1.0, whole genome shotgun sequence genome encodes the following:
- the LOC134435200 gene encoding N-formyl peptide receptor 2-like has protein sequence MDGHSNDSPKYYDFGDYTPPPPPAWTCDALCVFIILSSTIIFVLGVLGNGLVIWIIGVKTKRSVNSSWYLSLAVSDFLLCITVPFNCVYMTTGEWHVGRFMCKFISVVMPLNIFGSVFLLVIVSMDRCICVVFPVWSQNHRTVRGSSVVIAAAWILSAALSLPTLLFYGIHDRYGTTLCGFNSTEALMSMGTLVVMGFVFGLALPLVVIVVCYAIITQKLRVNRMTKSSKPFRLMTAVIITFVICWAPYQIFRLLSINKVSNIKTGIQISTMLAYANSFINPVLYSFMGQDFRNRCISSICARMENALHQEDQSTKAIPMSISAKVQTDSNES, from the coding sequence ATGGACGGACACTCCAATGATTCTCctaaatattatgattttggagATTACACTCCACCGCCGCCACCTGCCTGGACCTGCGATGCCCTGTGTGTCTTCATCATTCTATCAAGCACCATCATCTTCGTTCTGGGCGTTCTGGGAAACGGCCTCGTCATCTGGATCATTGGTGTGAAGACAAAGCGCTCGGTCAACTCCTCGTGGTACTTAAGCCTGGCAGTATCTGACTTCTTGCTCTGCATCACTGTGCCATTCAACTGTGTGTACATGACAACCGGAGAGTGGCACGTCGGACGTTTTATGTGCAAGTTCATTAGTGTGGTCATGCCTCTGAACATTTTCGGCAGCGTATTTCTTCTGGTCATTGTTAGCATGGACCGCTGCATATGCGTTGTCTTTCCTGTGTGGTCTCAGAACCACCGCACGGTTAGAGGTTCCTCAGTCGTCATTGCTGCAGCCTGGATTCTCTCCGCAGcactctccctccccaccctgTTGTTCTATGGCATTCATGACAGATACGGCACGACTCTTTGTGGTTTCAATAGCACTGAGGCACTCATGTCAATGGGGACATTGGTCGTGATGGGTTTTGTATTTGGGCTTGCCCTCCCTTTGGTGGTTATAGTAGTTTGCTATGCCATCATTACGCAGAAGCTAAGAGTCAATCGCATGACTAAATCATCCAAACCATTTCGACTCATGACAGCTGTTATAATCACATTTGTCATCTGCTGGGCACCTTATCAGATCTTCAGACTCCTGAGCATTAACAAGGTTTCCAATATTAAAACAGGGATTCAAATCTCCACCATGCTGGCCTATGCCAATAGCTTCATCAACCCAGTGTTGTACTCCTTCATGGGTCAAGACTTCAGAAATAGATGCATTAGCTCCATTTGTGCAAGGATGGAAAATGCCTTACATCAGGAAGACCAGTCTACAAAAGCAATCCCTATGTCTATATCGGCAAAAGTTCAAACAGACTCTAATGAGTCCTGA